The following are from one region of the Flavimobilis soli genome:
- a CDS encoding SDR family oxidoreductase translates to MSTSTVPAYLTDLFSLEGQLAVVTGASQGIGLAIATTLARAGADVVGISHSMPLGDSEVRTAVEAAGREFTPLAADFSDRGAVAALADQLAGLPVDILVNNGGTIRRAPAAEHPDEDFDHVVDVNLRSAWVLSREVGRAMIERGSGKIINTASMLSFQGGINVPGYTSSKSAIAGLTKALANEWASKGLNVNAVAPGYVATANTQQLRDDAGRSEEILARIPAGRWAEPDDIAGAVLFLASRAASYVNGAIVPVDGGWLAR, encoded by the coding sequence ATGAGCACCAGCACCGTCCCCGCCTACCTCACCGACCTCTTCTCCCTGGAGGGGCAGCTCGCCGTCGTGACCGGCGCGAGCCAGGGGATCGGGCTCGCGATCGCGACGACCCTCGCGAGGGCAGGTGCCGACGTCGTCGGCATCTCCCACTCGATGCCGCTCGGCGACTCCGAGGTCCGCACCGCCGTCGAGGCGGCGGGGCGTGAGTTCACGCCCCTCGCCGCCGACTTCTCCGACCGCGGCGCCGTCGCGGCGCTCGCAGACCAGCTCGCCGGGCTGCCCGTGGACATCCTCGTGAACAACGGCGGCACGATCCGCCGTGCTCCCGCCGCCGAGCACCCGGACGAGGACTTCGACCACGTCGTCGACGTCAACCTGCGCTCGGCATGGGTGCTCTCCCGCGAGGTCGGCCGCGCGATGATCGAGCGCGGCAGCGGCAAGATCATCAACACCGCGTCGATGCTCTCGTTCCAGGGCGGCATCAACGTCCCCGGGTACACGTCGTCGAAGTCTGCGATCGCGGGCCTGACGAAGGCGCTCGCGAACGAGTGGGCGAGCAAGGGCCTCAACGTCAACGCCGTCGCCCCCGGGTACGTCGCGACCGCGAACACGCAGCAGCTGCGCGACGACGCGGGCCGCTCTGAGGAGATCCTCGCCCGCATCCCGGCCGGTCGCTGGGCGGAGCCCGACGACATCGCGGGGGCCGTCCTGTTCCTCGCGTCGCGCGCGGCGTCGTACGTCAACGGGGCGATCGTCCCCGTCGACGGCGGCTGGCTCGCCCGCTGA
- a CDS encoding IclR family transcriptional regulator encodes MTETTARPASANASEKTLLVLEAALRHDRFTDIVEATGLAKATAHRILATLQDHQFILVDREGRFQPGPKILTLAGRALENIDISSIARPHVEALVADVHCTVHVGVAASDEIVYLVRTDSDKPYQMPSRVGHAIPMHSSGIGKAVLADWTDEEVERFVARAGLVRRTDRTITTLDGLKAEIADVRAKGYARDREENVPGVVCVAAPIRDHTGRVKYGLSISSIAVEHDEAQMEAMAPRAVAAADAISAALGYRPR; translated from the coding sequence ATGACCGAGACGACGGCGCGCCCCGCGAGCGCGAACGCGAGCGAGAAGACCCTTCTCGTCCTCGAGGCCGCGCTGCGCCACGACCGCTTCACCGACATCGTCGAGGCGACCGGTCTGGCCAAGGCGACAGCGCACCGCATCCTCGCGACCTTGCAGGACCACCAGTTCATCCTGGTCGACCGGGAGGGGCGCTTCCAGCCCGGCCCGAAGATCCTCACGCTCGCGGGCCGCGCCCTCGAGAACATCGACATCTCCTCGATCGCGCGCCCGCACGTCGAGGCGCTCGTCGCGGACGTGCACTGCACTGTGCACGTCGGCGTCGCGGCGAGCGACGAGATCGTCTACCTGGTGCGCACCGACTCGGACAAGCCCTACCAGATGCCCTCGCGGGTCGGGCACGCGATCCCGATGCACTCGTCCGGCATCGGCAAGGCCGTGCTGGCGGACTGGACGGACGAGGAGGTCGAGCGGTTCGTCGCGCGCGCCGGCCTCGTGCGCCGCACCGACCGCACGATCACGACGCTCGACGGTCTCAAGGCCGAGATCGCGGACGTCAGGGCCAAGGGCTACGCCCGCGACCGCGAGGAGAACGTGCCCGGCGTCGTGTGCGTCGCCGCCCCGATCCGCGACCACACAGGCCGCGTCAAGTACGGCCTGTCGATCTCCTCGATCGCCGTCGAGCACGACGAGGCGCAGATGGAGGCGATGGCGCCCAGGGCCGTCGCGGCCGCCGACGCCATCTCCGCCGCGCTCGGCTACCGCCCCCGCTGA
- the kduI gene encoding 5-dehydro-4-deoxy-D-glucuronate isomerase has product MEQRYATSPEHVPGMDTAELRRRYLVQDLFRPDEVGAVYTHHDRVVLLGVTPVSRPLDLPTFPEIRSEFFLEHREAGVINVGGTGTVTADGATYTLTKGSCLYVGRGVQGVTFASEDGADPAAFYVMSAPAHTAYPTTLVEAGQGNVRELGDQLTSNRRTLNQYIHENGVKSCQIVMGVTTLHPGSMWNTMPAHTHDRRMEAYLYFDLPEDARVIHLLGEPTETRHLVVANREAIIAPSWSVHSGVGTASYSFVWGMAGENQSFDDMDGFAVADMR; this is encoded by the coding sequence ATGGAACAGCGTTACGCCACCAGCCCCGAGCACGTCCCCGGCATGGACACCGCAGAGCTGCGACGCCGCTACCTCGTGCAGGACCTCTTCCGACCCGACGAGGTCGGTGCCGTCTACACGCACCACGACCGCGTCGTGCTGCTCGGCGTCACCCCTGTCAGCAGGCCGCTCGACCTGCCGACGTTCCCCGAGATTCGCTCGGAGTTCTTCCTCGAGCACCGCGAGGCCGGCGTCATCAACGTCGGCGGGACCGGCACGGTCACGGCCGACGGCGCGACGTACACCCTCACGAAGGGCTCGTGCCTCTACGTCGGCCGCGGCGTCCAGGGCGTGACCTTCGCGTCCGAGGACGGCGCCGACCCCGCCGCGTTCTACGTCATGAGCGCGCCCGCCCACACGGCCTACCCGACGACGCTCGTCGAGGCCGGCCAGGGCAACGTCCGCGAGCTCGGCGACCAGCTCACGTCCAACCGTCGCACGCTCAACCAGTACATCCACGAGAACGGCGTGAAGTCCTGCCAGATCGTCATGGGCGTCACCACGCTGCACCCCGGCAGCATGTGGAACACCATGCCGGCGCACACGCACGACCGTCGCATGGAGGCCTACCTCTACTTCGACCTCCCCGAGGACGCGCGCGTCATCCACCTCCTCGGCGAGCCGACCGAGACACGCCACCTCGTCGTCGCGAACCGCGAGGCGATCATCGCCCCGAGCTGGTCCGTCCACTCCGGCGTCGGGACGGCGTCGTACTCCTTCGTGTGGGGCATGGCGGGCGAGAATCAGTCCTTCGACGACATGGACGGCTTCGCCGTCGCCGACATGCGCTGA
- a CDS encoding TRAP transporter large permease, producing the protein MTDAATIGFVLLGGMALLLAIGAPVSISIALPSAVCMVLVLGWDNGILTSAQRMFKGVDSFPLLAIPFFVLAGQIMNNGGIAARLINLAKVMVGKTPGPLTQTNVMANMLFGAISGSAVAAAAAVGTTMSPMQKKEGYDKAFSAAANVASAPAGMLIPPSNTLIVFALASGGTSIGALFMAGYIPGILWALSCAVVVWWYARKRPELNATSWTPFPVVVKTFLQALPSLTLVVIVIGGIVAGKFTPTEGSAVAVVYALLLSFLYRAIKVSDLPHILYTACRTSSVVIFLIGVSSIMSWVMSFTKIPQLMAESLFGWTDSKVVVLLIMMVLLLIIGIPLDPTPAILIFTPIFLPIAIDFGIHPVHFGIMMVFNLSIAVISPPSAPVLFVGAQVAGARLEAVIARLMPFFLVLIAVLFLVVFVPELSLWLPRLTGLI; encoded by the coding sequence GTGACCGACGCAGCAACGATCGGGTTCGTGCTCCTGGGCGGCATGGCCCTCCTCCTGGCGATCGGCGCGCCGGTCTCCATCTCGATCGCCCTCCCGTCGGCGGTCTGCATGGTCCTCGTCCTCGGCTGGGACAACGGGATCCTCACGTCGGCCCAGCGCATGTTCAAGGGCGTCGACTCCTTCCCCCTGCTCGCCATCCCGTTCTTCGTCCTGGCCGGTCAGATCATGAACAACGGCGGCATCGCCGCCAGGCTCATCAACCTCGCGAAGGTCATGGTCGGCAAGACGCCCGGCCCCCTCACGCAGACGAACGTCATGGCGAACATGCTCTTCGGGGCGATCTCTGGCTCCGCGGTCGCCGCCGCGGCCGCTGTCGGCACGACCATGTCGCCGATGCAGAAGAAGGAGGGCTACGACAAGGCCTTCTCTGCCGCCGCGAACGTCGCGTCCGCCCCCGCAGGCATGCTCATCCCCCCGAGCAACACGCTCATCGTCTTCGCGCTCGCCTCGGGCGGCACGTCGATCGGTGCGCTGTTCATGGCCGGCTACATCCCGGGCATCCTCTGGGCCCTGTCGTGCGCCGTCGTCGTGTGGTGGTACGCCCGCAAGCGCCCCGAGCTCAACGCGACGTCCTGGACGCCGTTCCCCGTCGTCGTCAAGACGTTCCTCCAGGCGCTCCCGTCGCTCACGCTCGTCGTCATCGTCATCGGCGGCATCGTCGCCGGGAAGTTCACGCCGACCGAGGGCTCCGCGGTCGCCGTCGTCTACGCCCTGCTGCTGTCGTTCCTCTACCGGGCGATCAAGGTCTCCGACCTGCCGCACATCCTGTACACCGCGTGCCGCACGAGCTCCGTCGTCATCTTCCTCATCGGCGTCTCGTCGATCATGAGCTGGGTCATGAGCTTCACCAAGATCCCGCAGCTCATGGCAGAGTCCCTCTTCGGCTGGACCGACTCCAAGGTCGTCGTGCTGCTGATCATGATGGTCCTGCTGCTCATCATCGGCATCCCGCTCGACCCGACCCCGGCGATCCTCATCTTCACGCCGATCTTCCTGCCGATCGCGATCGACTTCGGGATCCACCCGGTGCACTTCGGCATCATGATGGTCTTCAACCTGTCGATCGCGGTGATCTCGCCGCCGTCAGCCCCCGTGCTCTTCGTCGGGGCGCAGGTCGCCGGAGCACGGCTCGAGGCGGTCATCGCCCGGCTGATGCCGTTCTTCCTCGTGCTGATCGCCGTCCTCTTCCTCGTCGTGTTCGTGCCCGAGCTCTCGCTCTGGCTGCCCCGCCTCACCGGCCTGATCTAG
- a CDS encoding TRAP transporter small permease produces the protein MTRVKRYLDVVLKTICVSLFALLVILVSWQVITRLVLNNPSVWTEEAARYVFIWLSLIGISIATGEKADVCIDFLVRKVPVFWQRWVEVLAYLCTLSFATIVMVWGGWDNAMLTWDQKNPVLPLNAGVLYLAVPVSGALLTLYLLFHLVRTLSPSYTGVEEIAPEDEVEL, from the coding sequence ATGACGAGAGTCAAGAGATACCTCGACGTCGTCCTCAAGACGATCTGCGTGAGCCTGTTCGCGCTGCTGGTGATCCTCGTGAGCTGGCAGGTCATCACCCGCCTCGTGCTCAACAACCCGAGCGTCTGGACCGAGGAGGCAGCCCGCTACGTCTTCATCTGGCTCAGCCTCATCGGCATCTCTATCGCGACCGGGGAGAAGGCCGACGTCTGCATCGACTTCCTCGTCCGGAAGGTGCCCGTCTTCTGGCAGCGCTGGGTCGAGGTCCTCGCCTACCTGTGCACCCTGTCCTTCGCCACGATCGTCATGGTCTGGGGCGGCTGGGACAACGCGATGCTCACGTGGGACCAGAAGAACCCCGTCCTGCCGCTCAACGCAGGCGTCCTGTACCTGGCGGTGCCCGTCTCCGGCGCGCTGCTCACCCTCTACCTCCTCTTCCACCTGGTCCGTACGCTCTCGCCGAGCTACACCGGGGTCGAGGAGATCGCACCCGAGGACGAGGTGGAACTGTGA
- a CDS encoding TRAP transporter substrate-binding protein, producing the protein MRRNKVVSLIAAAGIATLGLTACSSSDDSSSDSGSTKTFKVAFNQNSAHPQAKAIAEIGEKLKEQTGGKYALELFPDELLGAQAETIEMVQSGSVEMAIVGGSLLENFNPDFAVVNLPYLYESAEHQMKVLNDPEIVGDLYSSMDDKNIHVLASYHGGIRNVYTTKGPVTTPADLKGQKIRVIGSDTNVRMMELMGGVGTPMAQGEVYTAIQSGVLDGAENNELIYSDLAHAEIAGFYSYTKHLMMPDTLIINPKVLADMDEESRKVLTDAVAASVDTELSLFQEGVEAAKAKAEAAGAKFNDADVEAFRTAVLPLHEERLTTDVTKAIYDKIEAAR; encoded by the coding sequence ATGCGACGGAACAAAGTCGTCTCGCTGATCGCTGCCGCAGGCATCGCGACCCTCGGCCTCACCGCTTGCTCCAGCTCGGACGACTCGTCGTCCGACTCCGGCTCGACGAAGACCTTCAAGGTCGCGTTCAACCAGAACTCCGCACACCCGCAGGCCAAGGCGATCGCCGAGATCGGCGAGAAGCTCAAGGAGCAGACGGGCGGCAAGTACGCCCTCGAGCTGTTCCCGGACGAGCTCCTCGGCGCCCAGGCCGAGACCATCGAGATGGTCCAGTCCGGTTCCGTCGAGATGGCCATCGTCGGTGGCTCGCTCCTCGAGAACTTCAACCCCGACTTCGCCGTCGTCAACCTGCCCTACCTGTACGAGTCGGCCGAGCACCAGATGAAGGTCCTCAACGACCCGGAGATCGTCGGCGACCTCTACTCGTCGATGGACGACAAGAACATCCACGTCCTCGCCTCGTACCACGGCGGCATCCGCAACGTGTACACGACCAAGGGCCCCGTCACGACGCCGGCCGACCTCAAGGGGCAGAAGATCCGCGTCATCGGATCCGACACCAACGTCCGGATGATGGAGCTCATGGGCGGCGTCGGCACCCCGATGGCCCAGGGCGAGGTCTACACCGCCATCCAGTCGGGCGTGCTCGACGGTGCCGAGAACAACGAGCTCATCTACTCCGACCTCGCGCACGCCGAGATCGCGGGCTTCTACTCCTACACGAAGCACCTGATGATGCCCGACACGCTCATCATCAACCCCAAGGTCCTCGCCGACATGGACGAGGAGTCCCGCAAGGTCCTGACCGACGCCGTCGCCGCGTCGGTCGACACCGAGCTCTCCCTCTTCCAGGAGGGCGTCGAGGCTGCGAAGGCCAAGGCAGAGGCTGCCGGCGCCAAGTTCAACGACGCCGACGTCGAGGCCTTCCGCACCGCCGTCCTGCCCCTCCACGAGGAGCGCCTGACGACGGACGTGACCAAGGCGATCTACGACAAGATCGAAGCCGCGCGCTGA
- a CDS encoding DUF4862 family protein, with amino-acid sequence MPALTLGAYAIAPPPETDGGRAERELYDALGDVPFDAYELPLVAEGLPGLELDWVRARVPEDRDLVVTAIPRTMVRLGRDASYGLASSDEDGRQAALADLAVVRDFALRLADASGRRRVLAIEVHSAPGPDGMNGRGGAPGSSEAFARSLVEIASWGLGARVVVEHCDRLVEGQVPEKGFFPVVDEIAAARRADELGAMPLDDGSAALGLSLNWGRSALEDRSGQAPVEHARAAAEAGLLRGVILSGATPEATAWGAPWSDGHIPPRGEAPALAGSTASALDLDAARATFAAAGDGLDYVGAKVSVRPLDASVAERVALAEASLDLVRRAFAG; translated from the coding sequence ATGCCTGCACTGACCCTCGGTGCGTACGCGATCGCTCCGCCCCCTGAGACGGACGGCGGGCGCGCCGAGCGCGAGCTCTACGACGCGCTCGGTGACGTCCCGTTCGACGCGTACGAGCTGCCGCTCGTCGCCGAGGGCCTGCCCGGCCTCGAGCTCGACTGGGTCCGTGCCCGGGTGCCGGAGGACCGTGACCTCGTGGTCACGGCGATCCCCCGCACGATGGTGCGTCTCGGCCGCGACGCGTCGTACGGGCTCGCGTCGAGCGACGAGGACGGTCGCCAGGCGGCGCTCGCGGACCTCGCGGTCGTGCGCGACTTCGCGTTGCGGCTCGCCGACGCGTCGGGTCGGCGCCGCGTGCTTGCGATCGAGGTGCACTCTGCACCGGGGCCCGACGGGATGAACGGGCGCGGTGGTGCACCCGGTTCGTCGGAGGCGTTCGCGCGGTCGCTCGTGGAGATCGCTTCCTGGGGCTTGGGCGCGCGGGTCGTCGTCGAGCATTGCGACCGGCTCGTCGAGGGGCAGGTGCCGGAGAAGGGCTTCTTCCCGGTGGTCGACGAGATCGCGGCGGCGCGCCGCGCGGACGAACTGGGCGCGATGCCGCTCGACGACGGGTCGGCGGCGCTCGGGCTGTCGCTCAACTGGGGCCGGTCGGCACTGGAGGACCGCAGCGGTCAGGCGCCGGTCGAGCATGCGCGCGCGGCCGCGGAGGCGGGGCTGCTGCGCGGCGTCATCCTGTCGGGCGCGACGCCTGAGGCAACCGCGTGGGGCGCGCCGTGGTCGGACGGGCACATCCCGCCCCGCGGTGAGGCTCCGGCGCTCGCCGGGTCGACGGCGTCGGCGCTCGACCTCGACGCGGCGCGCGCGACGTTCGCCGCGGCCGGGGACGGGCTGGACTACGTCGGCGCGAAGGTGTCGGTGCGCCCGCTCGACGCGAGCGTCGCCGAACGGGTCGCCCTGGCCGAGGCGTCGCTCGACCTCGTGCGCCGCGCGTTCGCCGGCTGA
- a CDS encoding IclR family transcriptional regulator, translating into MSVPAVARAVALLELLAAQPGEPRTLSELSRALDAPKSSTSALCAELEAAGYVEKVDGGMRLGRATVALGGAYVRQFEPAREFAAACRRDPVLREEVVQLAVLDEMITAGRRVPAVLYVARHEGTAPLRVSASVGDRLPATTTAVGQVMLASLDDAGRAAAVRAVAEASGGSVVERILEEELERTRERGYGVDDGRTFDHVVGIAVAVPGARGARPCAVGVSMLDSYADADRRQAVGESLRWLAQRLRDPAPELAGTAAG; encoded by the coding sequence GTGAGCGTCCCTGCCGTCGCGCGCGCGGTCGCGCTGCTCGAGCTCCTCGCCGCCCAGCCCGGCGAGCCGCGCACGCTGAGCGAGCTGTCCCGCGCGCTCGACGCGCCCAAGTCGTCGACCTCCGCGCTGTGCGCGGAGCTCGAGGCGGCCGGCTACGTCGAGAAGGTCGACGGCGGCATGCGTCTCGGCCGGGCCACCGTCGCGCTCGGCGGGGCGTACGTCCGCCAGTTCGAGCCCGCGCGCGAGTTCGCCGCCGCCTGTCGGCGCGACCCTGTCCTTCGCGAGGAGGTGGTCCAGCTCGCCGTCCTCGACGAGATGATCACGGCAGGGCGGCGCGTCCCCGCCGTGCTGTACGTCGCACGGCACGAGGGGACCGCGCCGCTGCGTGTCTCCGCCTCCGTCGGCGACCGCCTCCCCGCGACGACGACCGCCGTCGGGCAGGTCATGCTCGCCTCGCTCGACGACGCCGGACGGGCCGCCGCGGTCCGTGCCGTCGCCGAGGCGTCGGGCGGGTCGGTCGTCGAGCGGATCCTCGAGGAAGAGCTCGAACGCACCCGTGAGCGCGGCTACGGTGTCGACGACGGACGGACCTTCGACCACGTCGTCGGCATCGCCGTCGCGGTGCCGGGCGCGCGAGGGGCGCGACCGTGCGCCGTCGGGGTCTCCATGCTCGACAGCTACGCCGACGCGGATCGACGCCAGGCCGTCGGCGAGTCGCTCCGGTGGCTCGCGCAGCGCCTGCGCGACCCGGCTCCTGAGCTCGCGGGCACGGCAGCCGGCTGA
- a CDS encoding D-2-hydroxyacid dehydrogenase: MSNALRMVLATPLPEDLCVQLERDVPGLDLVRDHSLLPPMRHPGDHDGDPAFRRTPEQQAAFDALVDSAEALYGIPDVSPAALARTVAANPRLRWVQTMAAGGAAQVAAAGLPEGTLDRIAFTTSAGVHGGTLAEFALLGVLAGAKDLPKLQEHQRAGEWAPRWAMGQVHEQTILVVGLGSIGRDCVRLFSAVGATVVGANRSEVDVPGVSRVVGLDELPDAVGQVDAIVVTLPGAPGTNGLVDDAVLGAARPGVTVVNVGRGTVIDEEALARALGSGQVGFAALDVVAHEPLDRSSPLWTHPRVLLSPHTAALTDAEDARIARLAADNARRLLAGEPLRNRVRPEDLA; the protein is encoded by the coding sequence ATGTCGAACGCGCTCCGCATGGTCCTGGCCACCCCGCTGCCGGAGGACCTGTGCGTCCAGCTCGAGCGCGACGTGCCGGGCCTCGATCTCGTGCGGGACCACTCGCTGCTCCCTCCCATGCGACACCCGGGGGACCACGACGGCGACCCGGCGTTCCGCAGGACGCCTGAGCAGCAGGCAGCCTTCGACGCGCTCGTCGACTCCGCCGAGGCGCTCTACGGCATCCCGGACGTGTCGCCGGCAGCGCTTGCCCGGACCGTCGCGGCGAACCCGCGGCTGCGCTGGGTCCAGACGATGGCGGCAGGCGGCGCGGCCCAGGTCGCGGCCGCAGGACTGCCCGAGGGGACGCTCGACCGGATCGCGTTCACGACCTCGGCCGGGGTGCACGGCGGGACGCTCGCCGAGTTCGCGCTGCTCGGCGTGCTTGCGGGCGCGAAGGACCTTCCGAAGCTGCAGGAGCACCAGCGGGCAGGCGAGTGGGCGCCGCGTTGGGCGATGGGGCAGGTGCACGAGCAGACGATCCTCGTCGTCGGGCTCGGGAGCATCGGACGCGACTGCGTTCGACTCTTCAGCGCCGTGGGGGCGACGGTGGTCGGCGCGAACCGATCCGAGGTCGACGTCCCGGGAGTCTCGCGCGTCGTCGGGCTCGACGAGCTGCCCGACGCCGTGGGGCAGGTCGACGCGATCGTCGTCACCCTGCCGGGCGCCCCGGGGACGAACGGCCTCGTCGACGACGCGGTGCTCGGCGCCGCGCGCCCGGGAGTCACGGTCGTCAACGTCGGCCGCGGGACCGTGATCGACGAGGAGGCGCTCGCCCGGGCGCTCGGATCAGGTCAGGTCGGCTTCGCGGCCCTCGACGTCGTCGCGCACGAGCCGCTCGACCGGTCGAGCCCGCTGTGGACGCACCCCCGGGTGTTGCTCAGTCCCCACACGGCCGCCCTGACCGACGCCGAGGACGCGCGCATCGCGCGGCTCGCCGCGGACAACGCGCGGCGACTGCTCGCAGGCGAGCCGCTGCGCAACCGAGTCCGACCGGAGGACCTCGCGTGA
- a CDS encoding NAD(P)-dependent oxidoreductase: MNTRGHVGFIGLGTMGAPMAGHLLDALGPGRLHITARRPAAAEPLVARGAVWHGSARELAAACDTVVLMVPDLPQVRDLLEGAEGLLAGAGDDLLVVVSSTSSPQGVRELDSELRDRTGGAVRVVDAPVSGGEEGARAGTLAIMVGGPDDDAARACAALAPCGRPEHLGPLGAGQVAKACNQMIVAATVAALGEASVLAERAGLDVGRLLALLGTGYAGSRILDVKARRFAEHDHSPSGAARFMVKDLTFATEEAVRTGTGTPQLDTLRTLFTDLTDAGLGDQDTAVVQAWVERLERPDSGR, translated from the coding sequence ATGAACACGCGCGGACACGTCGGCTTCATCGGCCTCGGCACGATGGGCGCCCCCATGGCCGGCCACCTGCTCGACGCGCTGGGGCCCGGGCGGCTGCACATCACTGCCCGCAGGCCCGCTGCCGCCGAGCCGCTCGTCGCGCGCGGGGCCGTCTGGCACGGGTCGGCTCGCGAGCTCGCGGCGGCCTGCGACACCGTCGTCCTCATGGTCCCCGACCTCCCCCAGGTCCGGGACCTCCTCGAGGGCGCGGAGGGCCTGCTCGCCGGCGCGGGCGACGACCTGCTCGTCGTCGTCAGCTCGACGTCGTCCCCGCAGGGCGTGCGCGAGCTCGACTCGGAGCTGCGCGACCGGACGGGGGGCGCGGTCCGCGTCGTCGACGCCCCGGTATCCGGCGGCGAGGAGGGGGCGCGCGCCGGCACGCTCGCGATCATGGTCGGCGGCCCTGACGACGACGCCGCGCGGGCGTGCGCGGCGCTCGCTCCGTGCGGACGGCCGGAGCACCTCGGCCCGCTCGGCGCGGGCCAGGTCGCCAAGGCCTGCAACCAGATGATCGTCGCCGCGACCGTCGCCGCGCTCGGCGAGGCGAGCGTGCTCGCGGAGCGTGCGGGGCTCGACGTCGGGCGCCTGCTCGCGCTGCTCGGCACGGGGTACGCCGGGTCGCGCATCCTCGACGTCAAGGCGCGGCGCTTCGCGGAGCACGACCACTCGCCGTCCGGCGCCGCGAGGTTCATGGTCAAGGACCTCACGTTCGCGACCGAGGAGGCGGTGCGTACCGGCACCGGCACCCCGCAGCTCGACACCCTGCGGACGCTCTTCACCGACCTGACCGACGCAGGCCTGGGCGACCAGGACACCGCCGTCGTCCAGGCCTGGGTCGAACGACTCGAACGGCCCGACAGCGGCAGGTGA
- the nhaA gene encoding Na+/H+ antiporter NhaA produces MTDKNPILGSLTPGSRRNFLDTLRAENTGAILLLAGAVVALLWANSPWGDSYRDLSASRVGPSGLHLDLTLAQWATDGLLAIFFFVVGVELKREIVDGQLRRPSTAIVPIVAAVGGMAVPALLYAAVNVVGDGAMHGWAVPVATDIAFAVAVLAIAGKGLPTALRAFLLTLAVVDDLLGIIVIAAFYTASLDFVMMGGAALVIAAFGVLVRKRGGASPWLLVPLAVLAWALMHASGIHATIAGVLLGFTVPALAREGENHSLAEHYEHRWRPISAGFAVPVFALFAAGVTMTPDALRDALGNPVAIGVVLGLVVGKPLGITAATWLLVRLTRATLDPALRWLDVVAVACVGGIGFTVALLIGELSFPPGSADSEAGKAAILVGSLLSALLGGLLLAWRSRVHRTAPVRTDDVQVRPQEEPPHNG; encoded by the coding sequence ATGACTGACAAGAACCCGATCCTCGGATCGCTCACCCCGGGTTCCCGGCGGAACTTCCTCGACACGCTGCGCGCCGAGAACACGGGCGCGATCCTCCTGCTCGCCGGCGCCGTCGTCGCGCTCCTCTGGGCAAACTCGCCGTGGGGCGACAGCTACCGGGACCTCTCCGCGTCCCGGGTCGGCCCCTCGGGCCTGCACCTCGACCTCACGCTCGCGCAGTGGGCGACCGACGGGCTCCTCGCGATCTTCTTCTTCGTCGTCGGCGTCGAGCTCAAGCGCGAGATCGTCGACGGCCAGCTGCGCCGCCCGTCGACCGCGATCGTGCCGATCGTCGCCGCCGTCGGCGGCATGGCCGTCCCGGCCCTCCTCTACGCGGCCGTCAACGTGGTCGGCGACGGCGCCATGCACGGCTGGGCCGTCCCGGTCGCGACCGACATCGCATTCGCCGTCGCCGTCCTCGCGATCGCCGGCAAGGGCCTGCCCACCGCACTGCGGGCCTTCCTGCTCACGCTCGCCGTCGTCGACGACCTGCTCGGCATCATCGTCATCGCGGCGTTCTACACCGCCTCCCTCGACTTCGTCATGATGGGCGGCGCCGCCCTCGTGATCGCCGCCTTCGGGGTGCTCGTCCGCAAGCGCGGCGGCGCCTCGCCGTGGCTGCTCGTCCCCCTCGCCGTCCTCGCGTGGGCACTCATGCACGCGTCGGGCATCCACGCGACGATCGCCGGCGTGCTGCTCGGCTTCACGGTGCCCGCGCTCGCCCGCGAGGGCGAGAACCACAGCCTCGCCGAGCACTACGAGCACCGCTGGCGCCCGATCTCCGCAGGCTTCGCGGTCCCCGTGTTCGCGCTCTTCGCCGCTGGCGTCACCATGACGCCCGACGCCCTGCGCGACGCGCTCGGCAACCCCGTCGCGATCGGCGTCGTCCTCGGCCTCGTCGTCGGCAAGCCGCTCGGCATCACCGCCGCCACCTGGCTCCTCGTGCGGCTCACGCGCGCGACCCTCGACCCTGCTCTGCGCTGGCTGGACGTCGTGGCCGTCGCGTGCGTCGGCGGCATCGGCTTCACCGTCGCCCTGCTCATCGGCGAGCTCTCCTTCCCGCCCGGCTCCGCCGACAGCGAGGCGGGCAAGGCCGCGATCCTCGTCGGCTCGCTGCTGTCCGCCCTGCTCGGCGGCCTGCTCCTCGCCTGGCGCTCGCGCGTCCACCGCACCGCCCCCGTCCGCACCGACGACGTGCAGGTACGCCCCCAGGAGGAACCGCCGCACAACGGCTAG